TTCTTTTGGTAACAGGGACCCTTATCTTTGCACACCACAGTGGGCCTGACCACCCCATTTCTGGAGCGGCCTCCACTCGGACCACCAAACCCGGATCCGTACCCGCCACCTATGATCCCGCTGCCGTAGCCGTTTCCGAAGCCGGGTATGTTGAAGGCGGGTCCGGGTCCGAAGAAGCCACCTGGAATATTACCGGTGttcccaccaccaccaccaccaccgccacctTTGTTGTTGTTCTGGTTTGAAGGGGTTCCCTTCGAGTGCTTGAGCTCACCGTAGGAGTCTTTATCGGAACCGGGTCGGATCGAGTGACAGAGT
This genomic interval from Humulus lupulus chromosome 8, drHumLupu1.1, whole genome shotgun sequence contains the following:
- the LOC133794138 gene encoding glycine-rich cell wall structural protein 2-like; this translates as MNSMTKILFTIFLLTAAASLCHSIRPGSDKDSYGELKHSKGTPSNQNNNKGGGGGGGGGNTGNIPGGFFGPGPAFNIPGFGNGYGSGIIGGGYGSGFGGPSGGRSRNGVVRPTVVCKDKGPCYQKKLTCPAKCFTSYSRSGKGYGGGGGGGGCTMDCKKKCVAYC